Genomic window (Phycisphaerae bacterium):
CAAAGGAAGTGAGGTTTTGCTGTCCAAGGGGCTTAAGCCGCCTGGCAACCAGCGCGCGCCCTCTCAGGACGAAGCTGGGCACCGAGGCGGAGCTTGGTGCTCGCCGGCAGGTCGAAAGGCGGTCCGGAACCTCTTCTTGTTGAGCGGAAAAGACACCCGACCCTTTCTTCCCTTCCGCGCGGGGCGGTTCGCGTTCAGCGATCCGGCAGTGTGCGGGCCACGCGGAATCCGCCCCAACTGAACGCCAGGTCGGGCTCGCCCTTGCCGCGGTTGGCCACGCGCTCGCGCTCCACGGGGCAACCGAAGCCCGCGTCACGGCAGGTCCGCAGCGCGGCGCTCGGCGGACCGGTGGGATTCTGCACCGGACTGTGTGCGTAGTACTCCTCGCCGTACCAATCCCAACACCACTCATAGACGTTGCCGCTGACGTCATGCAACCCCAACGCGTTGGGCGCAAAGCTCCCCGCAGGGGCCGTGAAGGCGTAGCCGTCGTCGTAGCCGCTCCAGAGCTTGTTGATGCCCCACTGCCGGCGGGCGGCCTCGTCGCACGTGTTGCCGGCGCGGCGACCGCCGATGTACGGCTCACCGTTGCCCCAGGCATACCGGCAGTCAAGGCCGCGACTGCGGGCGGCGAACTCCCACTCGGCCTCGGTCGGCAACCGGTAGCCGTCGGCCGTGAAGTCGCAAGTGATTGTGTCGCCGCTGCCACGATAGCAAGGCGGCAGGCCCTCCCGGCGACTGCGCCAGTTGCAGTACTCGACCGCGTCGTACCAACTCACGCAGACCACCGGATGGCCGTCGTCCTGCTCGAAGTACGGGTTCTTCCAGCTCGCGTCCGGCCGCGTCTCGACCTTCTTTCCCACGAACACCTTGGCGTCGCCGGCGCGCTCCGCGCTGGTCACGTACCCGGTCGCTTCCACGAATTGGCGGAACTGGCCGACCGTAACCTCATGCTTGCCGATCGCGTACGAGCGCAGCTCGACCGAGTGCGGGGGCCTCTCATCGGCTTCGCCGCCCTCGAACGTGTTCCCCATCTGGAACGAACCGCCGCGAACCACGACGAGGTCGCGCGCAACTTGAGCACAGCCCGACCACAGCACGGTCAGGGCCACCACTGTCACGGTCGCCTTCATGATAATCTCCTCAACCCGTCCGCCGGGCTGACCGCGAGGCGGGGACGTTGTGGTATAGCGCGACAGCCACCTATTTCTGTGCCTCCAATTTCGCCGGCGGGGAACCGACCGGCCGTAGACGCAGACGCCGGCCGCAGTTTGCACTATGGCGACATGTTACTGCGCGGCGGGCGTGTGTTCGACTGGCGGCGGGGAGGCAAGGCTGATTCGTCCGCCCGTTGGACGGGGAAGAGGAAAAGGAGGTGGGCCTTCTATCCCAGGGGCTGAAGCCCCCTGGCAAGCGCCGCGCGCCCGCCGTGCGAAGATGGGTGAAGAGGCGGAGCTGTGTGCTCCCCGGCTCAGCGGGGACTTCGCACTCCCTACACCGGCAGGAACGCCGGTGCCACTGACCCGCTCGCTGGCGTTTCGCGCTTTGACTGTGCTTACCCGTCTGCGAACCGGCATGGCAGCAGTAGCGCGGCACGCAGCCGGCGAAGGTATTCGCGGCGGGGAATCTCGATGGCGCCGAAACGGGCGAGGTGCGGCGTCGTCCATTGGGTGTCGAGCAGCGTGAAGCCGCGGGCCTTCAAACGCTCGACCAACGCCGCCAGCGCGACCTTCGAGGCGCCGGTCACGCGCGTGAACATCGACTCGCCGAAGAACGCGCCGCCGAGCGCTACGCCGTAGAGGCCGCCGGCGAGATTATCGGCCTGCCAGCACTCCACGCTGTGGGCGAAGCCCTGCCGATGCAGCTCGGTGTACGTGGCCATGATGCTTTCCGAAATCCACGTACCCTCCGCCCGGTCGGCGCAGGCCGCGATGACCTCGGCGAACGCCGTGTCGATGCGGACCTCGAACACGCGGCGCTGGATGAGCTGGCGCACGGTGCGGGGCACGTGGAACTTGTCCAGGGGGAAGATGCAGCGCGGGTCGGGGCTGAACCAGGCGATCTCGCCGTCCGGATCGGCCATCGGGAACGCCCCGATGCTGTAGGCGTGCAGCACAAGCTCGGGGGGCAGTGGCGAATCCATCGGGCACACGGCCTTCCGGCGGTCGGAACCGCGACCGGCGGGGCGGATAAATGGGCCTGCGGCACTTCCAAGCCGGCCGCGAAGAATCTATCCTGTCGGAATGCAGAAAGTCCAGCCGGCACAGCAGATAGGGAAGGCGGGGGAGCCAACCGCCGCCGCGACGGGGGCCGGGCTGTTCGGGGTGGCAGCCGATTTTCCGGACTGGCTGGCCCGTGGGCGCGCCGAAATAGAGGAAGCCCTCGCCGCGCACCTGCGCGAGCTGGAAATCGTGATGGGGCCGCACAGTCGCCTACCGGCCGCCGTACAGTACTCGGTGAAGGTCGGCGGCAAGCGTGTCCGGCCGATCCTGGTGCTGGAGACGTGCCGGGTGTGCGGCGGGCGGACGGAGACGGGGCTGCCTGCGGCCCTGGCCATCGAGCTGGTGCACACATTCTCACTGATTCACGACGACTTGCCGGCGATGGATGACGACGACCTGCGTCGCGGGCAGCCGACGAATCACAAGGTATTCGGCGAAGGGATGGCGGTTCTGGCCGGGGACTGGCTGGTGACGCACGCGTTTTCGCTGCTGGCGTCGGACCGTTGCGACCGCGGGATCGTGCCCGCGCTGGTCCAGGCCTTGGCGGACGGCACGAAGTGGATGATCGAGGGGCAAGGGGCCGATATTGAAGGTGAAAGTCGGCCCACGGACCCCAAACTGGTGCAATACATCGACGAGCACAAGACCGCGGCGTTGATCGAGACGTCCTGTCGTCTGGGGGCGTTGTGCGCGGCAGCGCCCGCGGAGTCCGTGGCGGCGCTCGCACGATACGGACGGCACCTGGGCCTCGCATTTCAGATTGTGGATGACATCCTGGACGCGACGAGCACCGCGGAAAAGATGGGCAAGCGCGTCGGGAAAGACGCCGGTGCGGCAAAGCAGACGTATCCGGCGGCGTTTGGGCTCGAGGCGAGCAAAGCCCGGGCGTGGCAGGAAGTGGAAGCGGCGCTGCGTGTGCTGGATTCGTTCGGCAGCCGCGCCGATCGGTTGCGCGACTTGGCGCGTTTTGTGGTGAGCCGGGACTGCTAGTGGGTTTGGGCCGACGGCCCCGGTTCAAAAGCGGTCGCTACAGGACACAGGGCATGATGAACATTCTGAATTCAATTGCCGGGCCGGCGGACGTGCAGCGGTTGTCGTTGGCTGAGCTGGGGCAGTTGGCGGGCGAGATCCGGGCGCGGATCATCGACGTGGTGAGCAAGAACGGCGGGCACCTGGCGAGCAATCTCGGGGTGGTGGAGCTGACGCTGGCGCTGCACCGCGTGTTCGATTTCAGCCGCGACCGGCTGCTGTGGGACGTCGGGCACCAATGCTACGTCCACAAGCTGATCACCGGGCGCAACGCGCGGTTCGATACGCTGCGCCAGGCCGGCGGCATCAGCGGCTTCCCGAACAAGGCCGAAAGCGAGTTCGACCTGTTCAACGTCGGCCACGCAGGCACGGCGATCGCGACCGCGGTGGGCCTGGCGCGCGGCGACCAGGCGCTGGGGCGCGACCGGCGGACAGTGGCACTGGTCGGCGACGCGAGCATCGTGAACGGCGTCGCGTTCGAGGGCCTGAACCAGGCGGGCGTGCTCAAGCGGCAATTCCTGGTGATCCTCAACGACAACTCGATGGGGATTGCGAAGACGCAGGGTGGGCTGGCGACGTACCTGGCGCGCTTCCGCGTGAGCAGCCTGTACGAAGAAGTGAAGCACAAGGTCGAGAACCTGCTGCCGAAGGT
Coding sequences:
- a CDS encoding polyprenyl synthetase family protein, encoding MQKVQPAQQIGKAGEPTAAATGAGLFGVAADFPDWLARGRAEIEEALAAHLRELEIVMGPHSRLPAAVQYSVKVGGKRVRPILVLETCRVCGGRTETGLPAALAIELVHTFSLIHDDLPAMDDDDLRRGQPTNHKVFGEGMAVLAGDWLVTHAFSLLASDRCDRGIVPALVQALADGTKWMIEGQGADIEGESRPTDPKLVQYIDEHKTAALIETSCRLGALCAAAPAESVAALARYGRHLGLAFQIVDDILDATSTAEKMGKRVGKDAGAAKQTYPAAFGLEASKARAWQEVEAALRVLDSFGSRADRLRDLARFVVSRDC
- a CDS encoding formylglycine-generating enzyme family protein, whose translation is MKATVTVVALTVLWSGCAQVARDLVVVRGGSFQMGNTFEGGEADERPPHSVELRSYAIGKHEVTVGQFRQFVEATGYVTSAERAGDAKVFVGKKVETRPDASWKNPYFEQDDGHPVVCVSWYDAVEYCNWRSRREGLPPCYRGSGDTITCDFTADGYRLPTEAEWEFAARSRGLDCRYAWGNGEPYIGGRRAGNTCDEAARRQWGINKLWSGYDDGYAFTAPAGSFAPNALGLHDVSGNVYEWCWDWYGEEYYAHSPVQNPTGPPSAALRTCRDAGFGCPVERERVANRGKGEPDLAFSWGGFRVARTLPDR
- a CDS encoding leucyl/phenylalanyl-tRNA--protein transferase; translated protein: MDSPLPPELVLHAYSIGAFPMADPDGEIAWFSPDPRCIFPLDKFHVPRTVRQLIQRRVFEVRIDTAFAEVIAACADRAEGTWISESIMATYTELHRQGFAHSVECWQADNLAGGLYGVALGGAFFGESMFTRVTGASKVALAALVERLKARGFTLLDTQWTTPHLARFGAIEIPRREYLRRLRAALLLPCRFADG